A single genomic interval of Aedes aegypti strain LVP_AGWG chromosome 1, AaegL5.0 Primary Assembly, whole genome shotgun sequence harbors:
- the LOC5572338 gene encoding zinc finger protein 366, translating to MEEDFLIVPSGPADSYCRLCLSEVDVESLLVVSNGLTQPNQTLVQLVKRYMEIDLTGAADNPCGICSTCRMMLEEFERFRDRCLRCDYALTGKGRNGMRDLPFQCSECSVKFQFKTDFEKHWKSFHDLPNSCDHCDARFVTESLLKYHQFQFHGGVVEDQTLSCSHCPRIFANEKQLQFHVKVLHGPVEAPKEIDPPVKKSKPDAPKKDDANKKPFMCETCGSQFHFIGSLRHHVKKVHKPAPKPRRNVTPVVRDETTSQPAIIVPASLTTPIVQEPMPETIVPIFQDQNSSANMTILPSYDQDSLPIEEGILPEQMPLKVEQPEPVTYPATEEFQFPGMYPFVIALERLDPNLVPPILNYEIPLGKIYYAQQQLAEPDTSDQLDDELLMNYPTYTQRVCKQYVCNVCFQEFPNNASLSRHRQFVHEGIVFQCDDCGKQFQSRPRLERHSYQHTNNFPHPCDECPLKFSRQNALLEHKEKYHVPGAPPLTIDYCPYCSRAFCKMSTLKNHISVMHRDQDRELMVQGDDQDQPLIIHGDQDMASLMIQSDQELMVHNDQGMELMMHGDPDQALMEHSNPDMKLIM from the exons ATGGAAGAGGATTTCCTCATCGT GCCGAGCGGACCGGCGGATTCCTACTGCCGTTTGTGCCTCTCGGAGGTCGACGTCGAATCGCTGCTGGTGGTTTCCAATGGCCTAACCCAGCCCAATCAAACGCTGGTCCAACTAGTTAAGCGGTATATGGAAATCGATCTTACCGGGGCAGCAGACAACCCTTGCGGGATTTGTAGCACATGCCGGATGATGCTGGAGGAGTTCGAGCGCTTCCGGGACAGGTGTCTCCGGTGTGATTACGCTCTTACCGGTAAGGGACGAAACGGGATGAGGGATCTGCCCTTTCAGTGCAGCGAGTGCTCGGTAAAGTTCCAATTTAAAACCGATTTCGAGAAACACTGGAAATCGTTCCACGATTTGCCAAATAGCTGTGACCATTGCGATGCCAGATTTGTAACGGAAAGCTTGTTGAAGTACCACCAGTTTCAGTTCCATGGTGGTGTGGTTGAGGATCAAACTCTGAGCTGCTCGCATTGTCCGCGAATATTCGCCAATGAAAAGCAACTGCAATTTCACGTCAAAGTGCTGCACGGTCCGGTGGAAGCTCCGAAAGAAATTGATCCCCCGGTGAAGAAAAGCAAACCGGATGCCCCGAAAAAAGATGATGCCAACAAAAAGCCATTCATGTGTGAAACTTGTGGGTCCCAGTTCCATTTCATCGGATCGTTGAGACATCATGTTAAGAAAGTGCACAAACCGGCACCGAAACCTCGGAGGAATGTTACTCCGGTTGTTCGAGATGAAACAACGTCTCAGCCGGCAATTATTGTCCCTGCTTCCTTAACGACCCCAATTGTACAGGAACCTATGCCGGAAACAATTGTACCTATTTTCCAGGATCAGAATAGCAGCGCCAATATGACGATTCTTCCATCTTACGATCAAGATAGCTTGCCAATCGAAGAAGGAATTTTGCCGGAGCAAATGCCTTTAAAGGTAGAACAACCGGAACCGGTTACATACCCAGCAACGGAAGAGTTCCAATTTCCTGGAATGTACCCATTCGTTATAGCCCTGGAACGCTTAGATCCCAATTTGGTACCCCCAATCCTAAACTACGAGATCCCTCTAGGAAAAATCTACTACGCACAGCAACAGCTAGCAGAACCGGATACTTCCGATCAGCTGGATGACGAACTCCTCATGAACTATCCCACGTACACGCAGAGGGTTTGCAAGCAGTACGTTTGCAATGTTTGCTTCCAGGAATTCCCGAACAACGCTTCCCTCTCGAGGCACCGCCAATTCGTCCACGAGGGAATCGTTTTCCAGTGCGACGACTGTGGCAAGCAGTTCCAGTCCCGGCCACGGCTCGAACGCCACAGCTATCAGCACACGAACAACTTTCCGCACCCGTGCGACGAATGTCCGCTGAAATTCTCCCGCCAGAATGCGCTGCTCGAGCACAAGGAAAAGTACCACGTCCCGGGGGCGCCCCCACTGACCATCGACTACTGCCCGTACTGCAGCCGGGCGTTctgcaagatgagcaccctcaAGAATCACATCTCCGTGATGCATCGGGACCAGGACCGGGAGCTGATGGTGCAAGGTGACGACCAGGACCAACCGCTGATTATACATGGCGACCAGGACATGGCGAGTCTGATGATACAAAGCGACCAGGAGCTGATGGTACATAACGATCAAGGCATGGAGCTGATGATGCATGGCGACCCAGACCAAGCGCTGATGGAGCATAGCAATCCAGATATGAAGCTGATCATGTAA
- the LOC110674313 gene encoding zinc finger protein 845-like encodes MDEDYLIVPSGPPDSYCRLCLSESNVEPLLLVSDGFLQPNQGLVDLIKRYVEIGLSATRDSPCGICHTCRMMLEEFESFRERCLRCDYILTGKERNVPFECSECPSRFRFKTEFERHWKLYHEMFFRCDSCEAGFSTQAMLDGHQEQYHKEGGNEMTFNCSFCSRIFADENQLQFHVRLSHTTPTSVTDFVPPPAKKRKPARKPKPIQQEPENIDKPYQCKACKIRFTFIGSLTRHLAEKHRNYARSSKNKKSTTVATGIQSSSPMATDSSLMPEVMIQEIEPSAMAFPFDRENSAMSNHFSAQNGSERSIVSPFVIALNRLDPDLIPPIANYEIPLGKFYHALQRQADPVEEPPMDDEILMNYPSFTRRVHKAVRCDQCLAEFSDKRGLDRHRAIKHDGAYHTCPECFRQYPDKSSLDRHRYLHTNDFPYNCDQCPLGFVRQSLLNQHKEKAHYPGAPPIQLYYCPYCSRPFTVKQKIKSHIMFLHSDQSDDLYNLPF; translated from the exons ATGGACGAAGACTACCTGATAGT ACCAAGCGGACCGCCGGATTCCTACTGCCGGTTGTGTCTTTCGGAGTCCAATGTCGAGCCCTTGCTGTTGGTTTCGGACGGTTTCCTCCAACCCAACCAGGGACTGGTAGATCTTATCAAGCGATATGTGGAAATCGGGCTATCCGCCACGAGGGATAGCCCGTGCGGAATTTGCCACACCTGCCGGATGATGCTGGAGGAATTCGAGAGTTTCCGGGAACGGTGTCTGCGGTGCGATTACATCCTTACAGGGAAAGAGCGCAATGTGCCATTTGAGTGCAGCGAGTGTCCAAGCCGGTTCCGATTCAAGACAGAGTTCGAACGGCACTGGAAGTTGTACCATGAGATGTTCTTCCGGTGCGATTCTTGCGAAGCCGGATTTTCAACGCAAGCCATGCTGGATGGTCACCAGGAGCAGTATCACAAAGAAGGAGGGAACGAGATGACTTTCAACTGCTCGTTCTGCTCGCGGATATTCGCCGATGAGAATCAGCTTCAATTCCACGTTCGATTGTCGCATACGACGCCAACGTCAGTAACGGATTTCGTTCCTCCGCCGGCCAAAAAGAGAAAACCGGCCAGGAAGCCGAAGCCTATCCAACAAGAGCCCGAAAACATCGATAAGCCATACCAGTGTAAAGCTTGTAAGATTAGATTTACCTTCATTGGATCTTTGACGCGCCATTTAGCTGAGAAACACCGAAACTACGCTAGATcgtcgaaaaataaaaaatccacGACTGTCGCTACGGGAATTCAGTCCAGCAGTCCAATGGCCACAGATAGCTCATTAATGCCTGAGGTTATGATTCAGGAAATCGAACCTTCAGCTATGGCGTTTCCCTTCGATAGGGAAAATTCTGCCATGAGTAACCACTTCTCAGCCCAAAATGGATCGGAACGATCTATAGTCTCACCGTTCGTCATAGCTCTGAATCGTTTGGATCCCGACTTGATCCCTCCGATAGCAAACTACGAGATTCCTTTGGGAAAGTTTTACCATGCCTTGCAGAGGCAAGCGGACCCTGTTGAGGAACCGCCGATGGACGACGAAATCCTGATGAACTATCCTTCGTTTACGCGCAGAGTCCACAAGGCGGTCCGCTGTGATCAATGCTTGGCGGAGTTTTCCGATAAACGGGGCCTCGATCGACACCGGGCTATCAAACACGACGGCGCCTACCACACGTGCCCGGAATGTTTCCGCCAGTACCCGGACAAGAGCAGCCTGGATCGGCACAGATATCTGCATACCAATGATTTCCCCTACAATTGCGACCAGTGTCCGCTGGGATTCGTGCGGCAATCGCTTCTGAACCAGCACAAGGAAAAAGCTCACTATCCGGGGGCGCCCCCGATTCAGCTGTACTATTGTCCGTACTGCAGTCGGCCGTTTACCGTCAAACAGAAAATCAAGTCCCACATCATGTTTCTGCACAGTGATCAGAGCGATGATCTCTACAATCTACCATTCTAA